Proteins co-encoded in one Anguilla anguilla isolate fAngAng1 chromosome 16, fAngAng1.pri, whole genome shotgun sequence genomic window:
- the LOC118215636 gene encoding retinal dehydrogenase 2-like isoform X1 yields MTSSKVQLIGEVRTDAAELMASLHLMPSPLENPEIKYTKIFINNEWQDSVSGKAFPVYNPSNGEKICEVQEGEKADVDKAVQAARLAFSLGSVWRRMDASERGRLLSKMADLVERDGAYLATLEALDSGKPFLSAFYVDLQGTIKTFRYFAGWADKIHGMTIPMDGDYFSFTRHEPIGVCGQIIPWNFPLLMAAWKLAPALCCGNTVVIKPSELAPLSCLYVGALIKEAGFPPGVVNIVPGFGPAAGASLAEHMGVDKVAFTGSTEVGKLIQEAAGRSNLKRVTLELGGKNPNIIFADADLDVAVEQAHQGVFFNNGQCCTSGSRVYVEEPIYEEFVRKSVERAKRRVVGSPFDPTTEQGPQISQEQQSRILDYIHSGISEGARLECGGKALGLKGFFIEPTVFSRVSDDMRITKEEIFGPVQQIMKFKTIEEVIERANNSDYGLTAGVFTSDINKAMTVSIAMQAGTVWINCFNALGSQCPFGGFKMSGNGREMGEYGLREYSEVKTITMKVLEKNS; encoded by the exons ATGACGTCTAGTAAAGTACAGCTCATCGGTGAGGTGAGGACCGATGCCGCTGAACTCATGGCATCTCTCCATTTGATGCCCTCGCCACTGGAGAACCCTGAGATAAAATACACTAAG ATTTTCATAAACAATGAGTGGCAGGACTCAGTGAGTGGAAAGGCCTTTCCTGTTTACAACCCTTCCAATGGGGAAAAGATTTGCGAAGTGCAGGAAGGGGAGAAG GCCGATGTAGACAAGGCAGTCCAGGCAGCCCGCCTGGCCTTCTCTCTGGGCTCCGTATGGCGAAGGATGGATGCCTCCGAGCGTGGGCGGCTGCTGTCCAAGATGGCCGACCTGGTGGAGAGGGATGGTGCCTACCTAGCA ACACTGGAGGCCCTGGACAGTGGAAAGCCCTTTCTCTCCGCCTTCTATGTGGATCTGCAGGGAACCATAAAGACCTTCAGATATTTTGCTGGATGGGCTGATAAGATCCATGGCATGACTATTCCAATGG ATGGAGATTACTTTTCGTTCACCAGGCACGAGCCCATTGGTGTGTGTGGACAGATCATACCC TGGAACTTTCCCCTGTTGATGGCTGCCTGGAAGCTGGCCCCTGCGCTGTGCTGTGGGAACACTGTGGTCATAAAGCCATCTGAGCTGGCTCCTCTCAGCTGCCTCTATGTGGGGGCGCTCATCAAAGAG GCTGGGTTTCCTCCGGGAGTCGTCAATATTGTGCCGGGATTCGGGCCAGCGGCAGGAGCTTCCCTCGCCGAGCACATGGGCGTAGATAAAGTAGCTTTCACAGGATCGACTGAG GTGGGAAAACTGATCCAAGAAGCAGCAGGGAGAAGCAACCTAAAGAGAGTGACTCTGGAGCTGGGTGGGAAGAATCCCAACATCATTTTTGCGGACGCAGACT TGGATGTGGCGGTGGAGCAGGCCCACCAGGGCGTCTTCTTCAACAACGGACAGTGCTGCACCTCTGGCTCCCGCGTCTACGTGGAGGAGCCCATCTACGAGGAGTTTGTGCGGAAGAGTGTGGAGAGGGCCAAGAGGAGGGTAGTGGGGAGCCCCTTTGACCCCACCACTGAGCAGGGCCCACAG atcagtcaGGAGCAGCAGAGCCGCATTCTGGACTACATCCACAGTGGAATCAGCGAGGGTGCCAGGCTGGAGTGTGGGGGTAAAGCGCTGGGGCTCAAGGGCTTTTTCATCGAGCCCACCGTCTTCTCACGCGTCTCTGATGACATGCGCATTACCAAGGAAGAG ATCTTCGGCCCTGTTCAGCAGATCATGAAGTTCAAAACCATAGAGGAAGTCATTGAAAGAGCAAACAACTCCGACTACGGCCTGACAGCAGGCGTATTCACCAGTGACATCAACAAAGCCATGACAGTATCCATAGCCATGCAGGCTGGTACGGTCTG GATAAACTGTTTCAACGCTCTGGGGTCCCAGTGTCCGTTCGGAGGATTCAAGATGTCGGGGAATGGGCGAGAAAT GGGTGAATATGGCTTAAGAGAGTACTCGGAGGTGAAAACGATCACGATGAAGGTGCTGGAGAAGAACTCGTAG
- the LOC118215636 gene encoding retinal dehydrogenase 2-like isoform X2 encodes MDASERGRLLSKMADLVERDGAYLATLEALDSGKPFLSAFYVDLQGTIKTFRYFAGWADKIHGMTIPMDGDYFSFTRHEPIGVCGQIIPWNFPLLMAAWKLAPALCCGNTVVIKPSELAPLSCLYVGALIKEAGFPPGVVNIVPGFGPAAGASLAEHMGVDKVAFTGSTEVGKLIQEAAGRSNLKRVTLELGGKNPNIIFADADLDVAVEQAHQGVFFNNGQCCTSGSRVYVEEPIYEEFVRKSVERAKRRVVGSPFDPTTEQGPQISQEQQSRILDYIHSGISEGARLECGGKALGLKGFFIEPTVFSRVSDDMRITKEEIFGPVQQIMKFKTIEEVIERANNSDYGLTAGVFTSDINKAMTVSIAMQAGTVWINCFNALGSQCPFGGFKMSGNGREMGEYGLREYSEVKTITMKVLEKNS; translated from the exons ATGGATGCCTCCGAGCGTGGGCGGCTGCTGTCCAAGATGGCCGACCTGGTGGAGAGGGATGGTGCCTACCTAGCA ACACTGGAGGCCCTGGACAGTGGAAAGCCCTTTCTCTCCGCCTTCTATGTGGATCTGCAGGGAACCATAAAGACCTTCAGATATTTTGCTGGATGGGCTGATAAGATCCATGGCATGACTATTCCAATGG ATGGAGATTACTTTTCGTTCACCAGGCACGAGCCCATTGGTGTGTGTGGACAGATCATACCC TGGAACTTTCCCCTGTTGATGGCTGCCTGGAAGCTGGCCCCTGCGCTGTGCTGTGGGAACACTGTGGTCATAAAGCCATCTGAGCTGGCTCCTCTCAGCTGCCTCTATGTGGGGGCGCTCATCAAAGAG GCTGGGTTTCCTCCGGGAGTCGTCAATATTGTGCCGGGATTCGGGCCAGCGGCAGGAGCTTCCCTCGCCGAGCACATGGGCGTAGATAAAGTAGCTTTCACAGGATCGACTGAG GTGGGAAAACTGATCCAAGAAGCAGCAGGGAGAAGCAACCTAAAGAGAGTGACTCTGGAGCTGGGTGGGAAGAATCCCAACATCATTTTTGCGGACGCAGACT TGGATGTGGCGGTGGAGCAGGCCCACCAGGGCGTCTTCTTCAACAACGGACAGTGCTGCACCTCTGGCTCCCGCGTCTACGTGGAGGAGCCCATCTACGAGGAGTTTGTGCGGAAGAGTGTGGAGAGGGCCAAGAGGAGGGTAGTGGGGAGCCCCTTTGACCCCACCACTGAGCAGGGCCCACAG atcagtcaGGAGCAGCAGAGCCGCATTCTGGACTACATCCACAGTGGAATCAGCGAGGGTGCCAGGCTGGAGTGTGGGGGTAAAGCGCTGGGGCTCAAGGGCTTTTTCATCGAGCCCACCGTCTTCTCACGCGTCTCTGATGACATGCGCATTACCAAGGAAGAG ATCTTCGGCCCTGTTCAGCAGATCATGAAGTTCAAAACCATAGAGGAAGTCATTGAAAGAGCAAACAACTCCGACTACGGCCTGACAGCAGGCGTATTCACCAGTGACATCAACAAAGCCATGACAGTATCCATAGCCATGCAGGCTGGTACGGTCTG GATAAACTGTTTCAACGCTCTGGGGTCCCAGTGTCCGTTCGGAGGATTCAAGATGTCGGGGAATGGGCGAGAAAT GGGTGAATATGGCTTAAGAGAGTACTCGGAGGTGAAAACGATCACGATGAAGGTGCTGGAGAAGAACTCGTAG